From the genome of Suricata suricatta isolate VVHF042 chromosome 3, meerkat_22Aug2017_6uvM2_HiC, whole genome shotgun sequence, one region includes:
- the LOC115288689 gene encoding G-protein coupled receptor 35-like: MNGTCYLWELNWPHWVRNIVLTYTCLLLALGLLLNGLALWVFCCRAPRWTETRIYMANLAAADLCLLCALPFFLHSLGTTVTDTPFCQLSQGIYLANRYMSISLVVAIAVDRYVAVRHPLRARALRSPLVACFLPLHVVLTVRTATSWSAPALCSALYVTGKLSDSNCCLDAICYYFMAKDFQEAAALAPRPTARAHRSQDSVTLA; encoded by the exons ATGAACGGTACCTGTTACTTGTGGGAGCTCAACTGGCCCCACTGGGTCAGGAACATCGTCCTCACCTACACGTGCCTGCTGCTGGCGCTGGGGCTGCTGCTCAACGGCCTGGCGCTCTGGGTGTTCTGCTGCCGCGCGCCGCGCTGGACGGAGACACGCATCTACATGGCCAACCTGGCGGCGGCCGACCTCTGCCTGCTCTGCGCCCTGCCCTTCTTCCTGCATTCCCTGGGGACCACGGTCACGGACACGCCCTTCTGCCAGCTCTCCCAGGGCATCTAcctggccaacaggtacatgagcATCAGCCTGGTCGTGGCCATCGCCGTGGACCGCTACGTGGCCGTGCGGCACCCGCTGCGCGCCCGCGCCCTCCGCTCCCCGC TTGTGGCCTGCTTCCTGCCCTTACACGTGGTGCTGACGGTGCGCACAGCCACGAGCTGGAGCGCCCCCGCTCTCTGCTCCGCCCTCTACGTCACTGGCAAGCTCTCGGATTCCAACTGCTGCCTGGACGCCATCTGCTACTACTTCATGGCCAAGGACTTCCAGGAGGCGGCGGCACTGGCCCCAAGGCCCACGGCCAGGGCCCACAGGAGCCAGGACTCTGTGACCCTGGCTTAG
- the LOC115287269 gene encoding G-protein coupled receptor 35-like has product MGEAGVRTFSPPTAAVGLQAAAGPGNRSEGCSTERSGLSQLATSVSIYVILALGLPLNGLGLWVFWCRLRRWTETRVYMANLVAADCLLLLSLPGVLHTLGPAAGAPEGALCRILQSFYYVNTYMSICLVTAVAADRYAALRFPLRARAWRSPRQAALTCLALWLLVFGAVALPASWLRAGESFCFGQGRTRGSRTLVFSLLLFFLPLLVLGFCSGQVLRLLARRRARAPPPDAARILRALHVVAANLATFVLSFLPLHVALLAKLVAEWTDAACPTVQAVAAFVQVTSRVANANCCLDAVTYYFVAKEFQEEVGAVLSVSWPSWGQMRGAATRDHPDPGAQRGAAEANSTGEAPHSALQNAAQGAPGPPRATRPLLHGVHPK; this is encoded by the exons ATGG GTGAAGCTGGAGTGCGCACCTTCTCACCGCCCACTGCGGCTGTCGGGCTGCAGGCCGCAGCGGGCCCTGGGAACAGGTCTGAGGGCTGCAGCACAGAGAGGAGCGGCCTGTCCCAGCTGGCCACCAGCGTCTCCATCTATGTAATCTTGGCGCTGGGGCTGCCACTCAACGGCCTGGGGCTCTGGGTGTTCTGGTGCCGCCTGCGCAGGTGGACGGAGACCCGCGTCTACATGGCCAACCTGGTGGCGGCCGACTGCCTGCTGCTGCTGAGCCTGCCAGGCGTCCTGCACACGCTGGGCCCGGCGGCAGGAGCCCCGGAGGGCGCGCTCTGCAGGATCCTGCAAAGCTTCTACTACGTCAACACCTACATGAGCATCTGCCTCGTCACGGCCGTCGCCGCCGACCGCTACGCCGCCCTGCGCTTCCCCCTGCGGGCCCGCGCCTGGCGCAGCCCCCGCCAGGCGGCCCTCACCTGCCTGGCCCTCTGGCTGCTGGTCTTCGGGGCGGTGGCCCTGCCCGCGTCCTGGCTGCGCGCGGGCGAGAGCTTCTGCTTTGGGCAGGGCCGCACCCGGGGCTCCAGGACCCTCgtcttctccctcctgctcttcttcctccCGCTGCTGGTCCTCGGCTTCTGCTCCGGGCAGGTGCTCCGGCTCCTGGCCCGCCGGCGTGCGCGGGCACCGCCCCCGGACGCCGCCCGCATCCTCAGGGCCCTGCACGTGGTGGCGGCCAACCTGGCCACCTTCGTGCTCTCTTTCCTCCCGCTGCACGTGGCCCTGCTGGCCAAGCTGGTGGCCGAGTGGACGGATGCGGCCTGCCCCACCGTCCAGGCGGTGGCTGCCTTCGTGCAGGTGACCTCCCGCGTTGCCAACGCCAACTGCTGCCTGGACGCTGTCACCTACTATTTCGTGGCCAAAGAATTCCAGGAAGAGGTGGGGGCCGTCCTCAGCGTGTCCTGGCCTTCCTGGGGACAGATGCGGGGCGCTGCCACACGCGACCACCCTGACCCGGGCGCACAGCGGGGGGCAGCTGAGGCCAACAGCACTGGAGAGGCCCCACACTCGGCCCTGCAGAACGCGGCTCAGGGGGCGCCGGGCCCCCCCAGGGCGACCCGACCGCTCCTCCACGGCGTGCACCCGAAGTAG
- the LOC115288688 gene encoding aquaporin-12-like: MAGLNVSLSFFFATFILCQAARRACKALLPAGAYASFAREAVAAAQLAACCLEMRMLAELGPWARGFGPDLLLTLLFLLFLAHGATCDGASANPTVSLQELLLAEASAPRTLLKLAAQALGVRAACALTRLYWACELCDLHVLQNLMDAHCSSALRTPVPHGALLEGACTFFLHLALLRLRNSLPAFRVPAVALLAAVLAHTAGPFTSAFCNPALATWVTFHCSGHTLLEYVQVYWLGPLAGMVLAVLLYHGRLPRLFQRSLWFGQKHKYRTPRGKLARGPRGTRPPAEGGRSRERNGPCPGTVVQVVTFCTGTRSHEGEDCLVRWPFPNRPNLVSGPA; encoded by the exons ATGGCCGGTCTGAATgtgtccctctccttcttcttcgCCACCTTCATCCTCTGCCAGGCGGCCAGGAGGGCGTGCAAGGCGCTGCTCCCAGCGGGCGCCTACGCCAGCTTCGCCCGGGAGGCGGTGGCCGCGGCCCAGCTGGCGGCCTGCTGCCTGGAGATGCGGATGCTGGCGGAGCTGGGCCCCTGGGCGCGGGGCTTTGGCCCTGACCTGCTGCTCACCCTGCTCTTCCTGCTCTTCCTAGCTCACGGGGCCACCTGCGACGGGGCCTCGGCCAACCCCACCGTGTCCCTGCAGGAGCTGCTGCTGGCCGAGGCCTCCGCGCCCCGCACGCTGCTGAAGCTGGCGGCCCAGGCGCTGGGCGTGCGGGCGGCCTGCGCCCTGACCCGGCTGTACTGGGCCTGCGAGCTCTGTGACCTGCACGTGCTCCAGAACCTCATGGACGCGCACTGCAGCTCCGCCCTGCGCACGCCCGTGCCCCACGGCGCGCTGCTGGAAGGCGCCTGCACCTTCTTCCTCCACCTGGCCCTCCTCCGCCTCCGGAACAGCCTGCCCGCCTTCAGGGTGCCGGCCGTGGCCCTGCTGGCTGCCGTCCTGGCCCACACCG CGGGGCCCTTCACGTCCGCCTTCTGCAACCCGGCGCTGGCCACCTGGGTCACCTTCCACTGCTCGGGTCACACCCTGCTGGAGTACGTGCAGGTGTACTGGCTGGGTCCTCTGGCAG GGATGGTCCTTGCCGTCCTGCTGTATCACGGCCGCCTTCCCCGCCTTTTCCAGAGGAGCCTGTGGTTCGGCCAGAAGCACAAGTACCGAACTCCCAGAGGGAAGCTGGCCCGGGGGCCTCGAGGCACCCGGCCGCCTGCAGAGGGGGGCCGGAGCCGGGA GAGGAACGGCCCGTGCCCGGGGACCGTGGTCCAGGTTGTCACCTTCTGCACAGGTACACGCAGCCACGAGGGCGAGGACTGCCTGGTGCGCTGGCCTTTCCCAAACCGACCCAACCTGGTCAGTGGCCCCGCTTAG